From Candidatus Mycalebacterium zealandia:
CATCTCAATTATGAGCGCGTCAAAACTCTGGTTCATAACCTTGTCCGCGCCCTGACGGTTTTTTCCTATCAGCACCTGCGAGGATGGAAGAAACGCCTTTGCGCCCGTGCCTTCAATCACACATTCAACGCCGCCTTTTATCCTTTTCGCCGCCTTAACCTTAACAGGCTGCTCGTTTGAAAACGTCTGTTTCAAGTCCTCAAAATGTTTCATAGAGTCCGCATCCGCTTTTGAAATTTTCGGCAGTCCGCGGCCCACTCCTTTAATCAGAACGTCCACGCACGTCCCTTCGGCGACTTCGCAATTGCCGTTTTCATCAACAAACTCTTTGAGTGGAACTATTCCCTCGGACCTCATTCCTATGTTTATGAAGACGTTTTCTTCCTCAACCCGCACTATGGTTCCGTTGACGATTTTGCCGGCGGTGTTTTCTTCGGCAAAGCCGCTTTCGTCAAGCAGTTGTGAAAAACTCTGTGAGTTGTCCGGGGCGGCGGTTTTTTTGGCAAAATCGGTCATGTTTTGAGAACGTTCAAATTCCCGCGCGTAGGCTGTGCGCCCGCGCCTGATTTTTTAAAATGATTTCCAACCTTCAACCAAGTTGAGAATTTTCTCAACAACCTCATCCACACCGAGGTGTGTTGTGTCTATTATCACAGCATCATCGGCAGGTTTCAAGGGAGAGTGCTTTCTCCGGCTGTCCCGCCGGTCTCTTGAAGACAGTTCGGCGGCGGTTTGTTCCAAAGTCGCACCCGCGCCCTCCTGTTTAAGTTCGGCGGCTCTGCGCCGCGCACGTTCGCCTTCCTCGGCGGTGAGAAAAAACTTGTAATCAGCATCTTTGAAAACACGCGTTCCCATGTCTCTGCCTTCGGCTACTATGCTTGTATTTTCGCCGTGCGCGCGCTGTATGAGCCCGAGAACCTCCCGCACTTCCTTAACCTGCGAAAACTTTGACGCATTTTCGGATATTTCAGGCGTTCTTATGTCTGCGCTCACATTCCTGCCGCCCAGTGTAACGGTGTAGGAACTGTCCTCGGAGCACACCGGTAGAATTTCGCAGTTTTTGAGAAGTCTCGAGATTTTTTCGCTTTCTCCAGGTTTCACGCCTTTTTCACGTGCAAGCAGGGCGAAAGTTCTGTATATGGAACCCGTGTCCATATAGCGAATACCGAGTTTTTTAGCCACAATGCGCGCTACCGTTCCCTTGCCGGACGCGCCGGGTCCGTCAATTGTTATCACAATCCTTCCGCGCCCGCTCATTTTCGCGCTCTCAAACCCTCAAGAAACGGAAAAAAATCCCTGAACGAAACCGCCACACATCCAGCGTCCTCAATCCTGCTGTCGCCATCCGCCGCCGTTGCCGCGACACCCAGAGCCATCGCGACCCTGTGGTCTCCCGCGCTTGAACACGCGCCTCCGGTCAAACCGCCTCCGGTTACAAGCATTCCGTCCGGCGTCTCCTCAACGCGCGCGCCGAGTTTTCCGAGCCCTTCGGTCATTGATTTTATTCTGTCGCTTTCCTTCACCCTCAATTCTGCCGCATCCGATATTTTTGTAACCCCTTGCGCAAAACACGCGACCACCGCAATCGCGGGCAATTCGTCTATCGCGCGCGGTATCAAATCTCCATTGATCTCAATCCCTTTCAGAGCGCGTCCGCCTTGGGCCTCTATGTCCGCCACATCTTCGCCGCCGGATTTTCTGCGGTTTGAAATCCGCACGTCCGCCCCCATTTTTTGCAGAATTTCAAGACCGCCCGCCCGCGCCGGATTGATTCCGACATTTTCAATCACCACGCGCGAGTCCGAGTTGATGACTGCAGCAGCGACCGGAAAAATCGCGGAGGATATATCCGCCGGAACCGCCACCTCGCCGCCAGTGAGCTGTTGAGCTCCGCCACCGGACAGCGTTATCGTGTTTCCCTCGCGTCTGACCACGGCGCCGAAATGCCCAAGCATTATTTCCGTGTGGTCTCTGGTTTTTTTGGGTTCTGTGATTTTTGTGTCGCCGTCAGCGTAAAGCCCCGCGAGCAGAATCGCGGATTTTACCTGCGCGCTCGCGACCGGCATTTCGTATTCTATCGCCCGCAATTTTGAGCCCTTTATGGAGACCGGCAGTTTTCCGCCACGCGAGGATATGTCCGCGCCCATCAGCGAGAGGGGCGTTATCACGCGCTCCATCGGTCTTTGTTTCAGGTATTTGTCCCCCGTTACGGTTGATTCAAACCGTTGGGCGCTCAACACGCCCGCAAGAAGCCGCGCAGTTGTTCCCGAATTGCCCGCATCAATGGCTTTTCCGGCGTGCGCAAGGCCGTCGGAAACGGCGGCGGTTTCGCCCGCCGATGTTTCTATCCGTGCGCCAAGGAGCCTCAACGCGTTCTTTGTGGAAACTATGTCTTCGCTGTCAAGCAGGTTGGTTATGCGCGCCCCGCCCCGCGAAAGGCACCCTATTATTAACGCTCTGTGAGAGATGGACTTGTCTGCGGGAACGG
This genomic window contains:
- a CDS encoding (d)CMP kinase; the encoded protein is MSGRGRIVITIDGPGASGKGTVARIVAKKLGIRYMDTGSIYRTFALLAREKGVKPGESEKISRLLKNCEILPVCSEDSSYTVTLGGRNVSADIRTPEISENASKFSQVKEVREVLGLIQRAHGENTSIVAEGRDMGTRVFKDADYKFFLTAEEGERARRRAAELKQEGAGATLEQTAAELSSRDRRDSRRKHSPLKPADDAVIIDTTHLGVDEVVEKILNLVEGWKSF
- the aroA gene encoding 3-phosphoshikimate 1-carboxyvinyltransferase, coding for MTVSGGGRPVTGRTTVPADKSISHRALIIGCLSRGGARITNLLDSEDIVSTKNALRLLGARIETSAGETAAVSDGLAHAGKAIDAGNSGTTARLLAGVLSAQRFESTVTGDKYLKQRPMERVITPLSLMGADISSRGGKLPVSIKGSKLRAIEYEMPVASAQVKSAILLAGLYADGDTKITEPKKTRDHTEIMLGHFGAVVRREGNTITLSGGGAQQLTGGEVAVPADISSAIFPVAAAVINSDSRVVIENVGINPARAGGLEILQKMGADVRISNRRKSGGEDVADIEAQGGRALKGIEINGDLIPRAIDELPAIAVVACFAQGVTKISDAAELRVKESDRIKSMTEGLGKLGARVEETPDGMLVTGGGLTGGACSSAGDHRVAMALGVAATAADGDSRIEDAGCVAVSFRDFFPFLEGLRARK